A single region of the Brachypodium distachyon strain Bd21 chromosome 3, Brachypodium_distachyon_v3.0, whole genome shotgun sequence genome encodes:
- the LOC100826147 gene encoding protein G1-like5, which translates to MDLVPHPDSPHSDNNSGGGGGVAAASSAGASPLSSPSRYESQKRRDWNTFGQYLRNHRPPLSLGRCSGAHVLEFLRYLDQFGKTKVHAQGCPFFGHPNPPAPCPCPLRQAWGSLDALVGRLRAAYEENGGRPENNPFGARAVRLYLREVREHQARARGVSYEKKKRRKNNPAAGPHHGDLNGNSSNGVGHHHHMPPPPPPPPSGAAV; encoded by the coding sequence ATGGACTTGGTACCGCACCCGGACAGCCCGCACTCGGACAacaacagcggcggcggcggcggggtcgctGCAGCATCCTCAGCCGGCGCGTCCCCCTTGTCGTCCCCGAGCCGGTACGAGTCCCAGAAGCGTCGCGACTGGAACACGTTCGGGCAGTACCTGCGGAaccaccggccgccgctgTCGCTGGGCCGTTGCAGCGGCGCGCACGTGCTGGAGTTCCTGCGGTACCTGGACCAGTTCGGCAAGACCAAGGTGCACGCGCAGGGCTGCCCCTTCTTCGGCCACCCGAACCCGCCGGCGCCCTGCCCGTGCCCGCTCAGGCAGGCCTGGGGCAGCCTCGACGCGCTCGTGGGCCGCCTCCGGGCCGCCTACGAGGAGAACGGCGGCAGGCCCGAGAACAACCCATTCGGGGCCCGCGCCGTCAGGCTCTACCTCCGCGAGGTCCGCGAGCACCAGGCCAGGGCGCGCGGCGTCAGctacgagaagaagaagcgcagGAAGAACAACCCTGCTGCTGGCCCGCACCACGGAGACCTTAATGGCAATAGCAGCAACGGcgtcggccaccaccaccacatgcctccgccgccgccgccgccgccttccggTGCCGCCGTGTGA